One window from the genome of Amycolatopsis sp. NBC_01480 encodes:
- a CDS encoding TetR family transcriptional regulator yields MPRWETGSKERLKKAALELFAERGFEDTSVVEIAERARVTTRTFFRYFLDKREVLFAETDHLREVLVGRLLDAPDVADPLQAVMQALTGFDWSGLTLQRQRHAVIAANPGLLERDLIKNHDIVVEFTEILRQRGVEAQAARLATAVGTQVFLTAYGQWLESGETASLTELSDTVLVILKSLMPADRAKI; encoded by the coding sequence CTGTTCGCGGAACGGGGCTTCGAGGACACGAGCGTCGTCGAAATCGCCGAGCGCGCCCGCGTCACCACGCGCACGTTCTTTCGCTACTTCCTGGACAAACGCGAGGTGTTGTTCGCAGAGACCGACCACCTTCGCGAGGTACTCGTGGGGAGGCTCCTCGATGCCCCCGATGTCGCGGATCCATTGCAGGCCGTGATGCAAGCCCTGACCGGGTTCGACTGGAGCGGCCTGACGCTGCAACGCCAACGGCACGCGGTGATCGCCGCGAACCCGGGCTTGCTGGAGCGCGACCTCATCAAGAATCACGACATCGTGGTCGAGTTCACCGAGATCCTGAGGCAGCGTGGCGTCGAGGCGCAGGCGGCACGGCTCGCCACCGCGGTGGGGACGCAGGTGTTCCTCACCGCCTACGGACAATGGCTCGAAAGCGGCGAGACAGCGAGCTTGACGGAGCTCAGCGACACCGTGCTGGTGATCCTCAAGTCTCTCATGCCGGCAGACCGGGCGAAAATCTGA